One Kallotenue papyrolyticum genomic window carries:
- a CDS encoding GAF domain-containing protein: MLTSALPGIDHTLSLHRPALDEIIDGLLHVIAQLLNPRLTAIARIETPLYTIMAAVDRKHQIRAGQTYPLTHTFCLYMLERERPLRINDVAQANLPLRSIPTRLDLPLHAYLGVPLLLHDGRVFGSLWVADDQPRAWSASDVGLLELIARLLTHELSRDALLRHQERVTQSSRGQSTPDTLTGLPAWNELRRFLSPTSRRSAPALAVIALEPALGSEHLTPLARQELAGLLMRTARMVDWCARADDDLFVVLFPDGEGMSAWQLRMTTALRLWNRIHAPQHLALHAYIGIADWHEVADEPDPLSALLELARSRVREQVPGALR; the protein is encoded by the coding sequence ATGCTCACATCGGCTCTGCCTGGTATCGATCACACGCTCTCCCTGCATCGGCCTGCGCTGGATGAAATCATCGATGGGTTGCTGCACGTCATTGCCCAATTGTTGAATCCACGACTGACAGCCATCGCACGCATCGAGACACCGTTGTACACGATCATGGCGGCGGTGGATCGCAAACATCAGATTCGCGCAGGACAGACCTATCCCCTCACGCATACCTTCTGTCTGTACATGCTGGAACGGGAACGGCCACTGCGCATCAACGATGTGGCCCAGGCCAACCTGCCGCTGCGCTCGATTCCAACGCGGCTCGATCTACCACTACACGCCTACCTGGGCGTGCCGCTGCTGCTCCACGATGGCCGCGTCTTTGGCTCGCTATGGGTCGCCGACGATCAACCACGCGCCTGGAGCGCCAGCGATGTTGGTCTGCTGGAGCTGATCGCCCGCTTGTTGACCCATGAGCTGAGCCGCGATGCGCTGCTGCGTCACCAGGAACGCGTCACCCAGAGCAGCCGCGGTCAGTCCACGCCCGACACGCTAACTGGCCTGCCGGCCTGGAACGAGCTGCGCCGCTTTCTGTCACCTACGAGCCGGCGCAGCGCCCCCGCACTGGCAGTCATTGCCCTGGAACCGGCCCTGGGGAGCGAGCACCTGACGCCACTGGCGCGCCAGGAACTGGCCGGGCTGCTGATGCGCACGGCGCGCATGGTGGACTGGTGCGCGCGCGCCGATGATGATCTCTTCGTCGTGCTGTTTCCCGACGGCGAGGGCATGAGCGCCTGGCAACTGCGCATGACCACAGCGCTGCGGCTGTGGAACCGCATCCATGCCCCCCAACACCTAGCGCTGCACGCATATATCGGCATCGCCGACTGGCACGAGGTTGCCGACGAGCCCGATCCCCTCAGCGCGCTGCTGGAGCTGGCGCGCAGCCGCGTGCGCGAGCAGGTGCCGGGCGCGCTGCGCTGA